A DNA window from Rhineura floridana isolate rRhiFlo1 chromosome 11, rRhiFlo1.hap2, whole genome shotgun sequence contains the following coding sequences:
- the LOC133367449 gene encoding vomeronasal type-2 receptor 26-like: MNEINKNIQLLPNNTMSYLFTQNAFNTMGTCFATMEALFLTSGNPLNYLCGKNFKLMAVIGGLNSHNSKQMPHILNIYKMAQLSYGSFDPALSDRIQFPSVYRIIPNESPQYVGIVQLLQHFGWTWVGLIVSDDDSGETLSRTLIPWLHHSNICLAFKEIIPTLKKHWGEIKQLNDKLERISSVISSVETNVILAHGDSRSMEGLRMVLSLHELDEMKPIERVWIITAQWDFPSVYFSGVFTPKSFNGTLSFTLHTNDVAGYEEFLEMLNPTQSMFYYIHGFWSNAFVCSFPAYNIYIPGAGNCTGEEKLRLLPASVFEMEMSGQIYSIYNAVYTVAHALHAMLSSRSQQKAMRHGHTWNLLSVHPWQLHSFLKHIHFNNSAGEEIFFDENGESAAGYDIINTVTFPNRSIHRIRVGRLDPQAPEGKKFTINGTVILWNHKFNQKLPHSTCVESCHPGHSRIIRQGEQTCCYDCPQCSKGMISKHMDADHCNLCPEDQHPNKNQDHCIPKDIIYLSYGEPLGIILALFALLTTLTTLLVMWIFIQHQNTHIVKANNWNITCTLLTSLLLCFLCSFIFIGKPGEGTCLLRQTVFGIIFSLAVSCVLAKTFTVVLAFMATKPGNRMRKWVGKRLAVSVIILCTLIQTVICAVWLAISPPFPEFDIQSQIDQIILQCNEGLALMFYIVLGYLGLLAIISFTVAFFARKLPDTFNEAKLITFSMLVFCSVWVSFVPTYLSTKGKHMVAVEIFSILASSAGLLGCIFLPKCYIIVLRPELNTREQLVKKKSS, translated from the exons ATGAATGAGATAAACAAGAATATCCAGCTCTTGCCCAATAACACAATGTCTTACCTCTTCACTCAAAATGCTTTCAATACAATGGGGACCTGCTTTGCCACAATGGAAGCTCTTTTCCTGACCTCGGGTAATCCCCTTAACTACCTGTGTGGCAAGAACTTCAAGCTAATGGCTGTCATTGGTGGGCTCAACTCTCATAACTCCAAGCAAATGCCCCATATCTTAAATATCTACAAGATGGCACAG CTCAGTTATGGCTCCTTTGACCCTGCATTGAGTGATAGAATACAATTCCCTTCTGTCTATCGGATAATTCCCAATGAAAGTCCTCAGTATGTTGGGATTGTtcagctgcttcagcattttggatggACCTGGGTTGGCCTTATTGTTTCTGATGATGACAGTGGAGAAACACTATCGAGAACTCTCATTCCTTGGCTACACCACAGCAATATTTGCTTGGCTTTTAAGGAAATTATTCCAACACTGAAGAAGCACTGGGGAGAAATAAAACAGCTCAATGATAAATTAGAAAGAATAAGTTCTGTTATCTCATCAGTTGAGACCAATGTGATTCTTGCTCATGGGGACTCACGGTCCATGGAGGGTTTACGAATGGTTCTGTCATTACATGAATTGGATGAAATGAAACCAATAGAAAGAGTTTGGATCATAACAGCTCAATGGGATTTTCCATCTGTATACTTCAGTGGGGTATTCACACCAAAATCCTTCAATGGCACTTTGTCCTTCACACTTCATACAAATGATGTAGCAGGCTATGAAGAATTTCTCGAGATGTTAAATCCAACACAATCTATGTTTTATTATATCCATGGGTTCTGGTCTAATGCCTTTGTTTGCTCATTCCCGGCATACAACATTTACATACCAGGTGCAGGAAATTGTACTGGGGAAGAAAAGTTGAGGCTTCTCCCTGCCTCTGTGTTTGAAATGGAGATGTCTGGGCAGATATACAGTATCTACAATGCTGTTTATACAGTAGCACATGCTCTCCATGCTATGCTTTCATCAAGATCTCAGCAGAAAGCAATGAGACATGGTCATACTTGGAACCTTCTCAGTGTTCACCCTTGGCAG CTTCACTCCTTCCTAAAGCACATCCACTTcaacaatagtgctggggaagAAATCTTTTTTGATGAAAATGGGGAGTCGGCAGCTGGATATGATATCATCAACACTGTCACATTTCCCAATCGATCCATCCATAGAATCCGTGTTGGAAGGTTGGACCCCCAGGCTCCTGAAGGAAAGAAGTTCACCATTAATGGAACTGTCATTTTGTGGAATCACAAGTTCAACCAA AAGCTGCCCCATTCCACTTGTGTTGAGAGTTGCCATCCTGGACACAGCAGAATAATTCGACAGGGGGAGCAGACTTGTTGTTATGATTGCCCTCAGTGCTCCAAAGGAATGATTTCAAAACACATGG ATGCAGACCATTGCAACCTCTGCCCTGAGGATCAGCATCCAAACAAAAACCAGGATCACTGCATCCCTAAAGATATAATCTATCTATCATATGGAGAGCCACTGGGGATAATTTTGGCTTTGTTTGCTCTTCTTACTACTCTGACCACCCTTTTGGTAATGTGGATCTTCATTCAACATCAGAATACTCACATAGTCAAGGCCAACAACTGGAACATCACATGCACCCTCCTCACATCCCTATTGCTTTGCTTTCTATGTTCTTTCATATTCATTGGAAAGCCAGGTGAGGGGACCTGCCTTCTCCGCCAAACTGTGTTTGGAATTATCTTCTCTCTCGCAGTTTCCTGTGTGTTGGCTAAAACCTTTACAGTTGTTCTAGCCTTCATGGCAACCAAGCCAGGAAACAGGATGAGGAAATGGGTAGGGAAGAGGTTGGCAGTCTCAGTCATCATCCTCTGTACTCTTATTCAAACTGTCATCTGTGCAGTATGGCTGGCAATCTCTCCTCCCTTTCCAGAGTTTGACATTCAATCCCAGATTGACCAGATCATTCTGCAATGCAATGAAGGATTGGCTCTCATGTTTTATATTGTCTTGGGCTACTTGGGGCTTCTGGCCATCAtcagcttcactgtggctttctttgccaggaagctgcctgacacttttaatgaagccaagctcatcaccttcagcatgttggtcttctgcagtgtttgggtatCTTTTGTCCCAACCTACCTGAGCACCAAAGGGAAACACATGGTAGCTGtagagatcttctccatcttggcctctagTGCTGGCTTATTGGGTTGTATCTTCCTCCCAAAATGCTACATTATTGTACTGAGGCCTGAGCTAAACACCAGAGAACAGCTAGTAAAGAAAAAGAGTTCTTGA